Proteins from one Bradyrhizobium amphicarpaeae genomic window:
- a CDS encoding mannitol dehydrogenase family protein — MDPSSMRLGLATLDRLAPRIRRPAYDRSRVTPGIVHLGLGAFHRAHQAVVIDDCLAAGAAPWGIVGASLRSPDTRDALAPQDHLYTVAVRAAEGTEHRVIGALLDSVVARENPAALVERMADPVIRIVSLTVTEKGYCHTPQTGDLDERHPDIVHDLNNFDAPRSTPGFIVAALARRRALGALPFTVLCCDNLAANGHTVQRIVTQFAALRSRDLGKWIADNAAFPSTMVDRIVPETTDSDRDAVANALGLRDAWPVMTEPFTQWVVEDRFTAGRPDLAAAGVELVADVKPFELMKLRLLNASHSALAYLGYLSGYETIADTMQDPHFARLAAQVMEEAAVTLTMPVGTDLAAYRASLLERFANPALHHRTWQIAMDGSQKLPQRLLGAMQDRLARGLPIATHALAVAGWMRYVSGLDEQGRAIDVRDPLAAEFAALAREAGPVAERLAPALLGVQKVFGPLGSEPRLREAVTAALGRLYRDGARRTVEMHVSA, encoded by the coding sequence ATGGACCCAAGTTCAATGCGCCTTGGCCTTGCCACTCTCGACCGGCTGGCACCTCGCATCCGTCGCCCGGCCTATGACCGGTCGCGCGTCACGCCCGGCATCGTGCATCTCGGTCTCGGCGCGTTTCATCGCGCGCATCAGGCCGTCGTCATCGACGATTGCCTTGCGGCAGGAGCCGCCCCCTGGGGCATCGTCGGCGCCAGCCTGCGCAGCCCCGACACGCGCGACGCGCTCGCCCCGCAGGATCACCTCTATACGGTTGCCGTGCGTGCAGCCGAAGGCACCGAGCACCGCGTGATCGGCGCGCTGCTCGACAGCGTCGTCGCCCGCGAAAACCCGGCAGCGCTGGTCGAGCGGATGGCCGATCCCGTTATTCGCATCGTTTCGCTGACGGTGACCGAGAAGGGCTATTGCCACACGCCGCAGACCGGCGATCTCGACGAGCGGCATCCTGATATCGTGCACGACCTCAACAATTTCGACGCGCCGCGCTCGACGCCCGGCTTCATCGTCGCGGCGCTGGCGCGGCGGCGCGCGCTGGGCGCCCTGCCCTTCACCGTGCTGTGCTGCGACAACCTCGCCGCCAACGGCCACACCGTGCAGCGCATCGTGACGCAATTCGCCGCGCTCCGCTCCAGGGACCTCGGCAAGTGGATCGCGGACAATGCCGCTTTCCCTTCCACCATGGTCGACCGCATCGTGCCGGAGACGACGGATAGCGATCGCGATGCGGTCGCCAACGCGCTCGGCCTGCGCGACGCCTGGCCCGTGATGACCGAGCCGTTCACGCAATGGGTGGTCGAGGATCGCTTCACCGCGGGCCGGCCGGATCTTGCCGCCGCCGGTGTCGAACTCGTCGCCGACGTCAAGCCGTTCGAGCTGATGAAGCTGCGGCTGCTCAACGCCAGCCATTCCGCGCTGGCCTATCTCGGCTACCTCTCAGGCTACGAAACCATTGCCGACACCATGCAGGATCCGCACTTTGCGCGTCTGGCCGCACAGGTGATGGAAGAGGCCGCGGTGACGCTGACGATGCCTGTTGGTACCGATCTTGCCGCCTATCGCGCCTCGCTGCTCGAGCGCTTCGCCAATCCGGCGCTGCATCACCGCACCTGGCAGATCGCGATGGACGGCTCGCAAAAGCTGCCGCAGCGGCTGCTCGGCGCGATGCAGGACCGCCTCGCGAGGGGCCTGCCGATCGCGACGCATGCGCTCGCGGTGGCCGGCTGGATGCGCTATGTCAGCGGCCTCGACGAGCAGGGCCGCGCCATCGACGTGCGCGATCCCCTTGCCGCCGAGTTCGCCGCGCTGGCGCGCGAGGCCGGGCCCGTTGCCGAGCGGCTGGCGCCCGCATTGCTCGGGGTTCAGAAGGTGTTCGGACCGCTGGGGTCGGAGCCGCGCCTGCGCGAGGCCGTGACCGCGGCGCTCGGCCGTCTCTACCGGGATGGCGCGCGGCGGACCGTCGAGATGCACGTGTCGGCCTGA
- a CDS encoding nuclear transport factor 2 family protein — MAKDSKIIAANAAFYAAFSTGDFDGMERMWADDDAISCIHPGWPAIIGRATVIGSWRDILQNPERPQIVCAEPQVIVDGDSARVLCIEIVDGTALAAANHFRRVGDEWRLVHHQSSPIAQIVEQAEDDRASHRVH, encoded by the coding sequence ATGGCAAAGGACAGCAAGATCATCGCCGCCAACGCGGCCTTTTACGCCGCGTTTTCGACCGGCGATTTCGACGGCATGGAACGGATGTGGGCGGACGACGACGCCATCTCCTGCATCCATCCCGGCTGGCCGGCGATCATCGGCCGCGCCACGGTGATCGGAAGCTGGCGCGACATCCTGCAAAACCCAGAGCGTCCCCAGATCGTCTGCGCCGAGCCGCAGGTCATCGTCGACGGCGACAGCGCCCGCGTGCTTTGCATCGAGATCGTCGACGGCACCGCTCTGGCCGCGGCGAACCATTTCCGCCGCGTCGGGGACGAGTGGCGCCTGGTGCATCACCAGTCGAGCCCGATCGCGCAGATTGTCGAGCAGGCTGAAGACGATAGAGCAAGCCACCGCGTGCACTGA
- a CDS encoding response regulator transcription factor produces the protein MYIIVDDRESVANSYVGGLVREGVSSIGFSSGEFWDWLQSASESDLAAVDAFLLGDCDARGSLPRAMRKRSSAPIIAMSGQKMLKNTLELFESGVDDVVHVPIHLREILARTAAIARRRVGELPRPCESRIQVFFNGRDPEIAGHALTLPRRELRILEYMVSNHGKWITKTQIFNAVYGIFESTFDESVIESHVSKLRKKLRDRLGFDAIVARRYVGYRLDIPAGETLDVPMQELDEVGIILNRAHAVPAAYPAGN, from the coding sequence ATGTATATTATCGTTGATGATCGCGAGAGCGTCGCGAACAGCTATGTCGGAGGGCTCGTTCGCGAAGGCGTTTCGTCGATCGGCTTCTCCTCCGGAGAGTTCTGGGACTGGCTGCAATCCGCAAGTGAATCGGATCTGGCAGCGGTGGACGCCTTCCTCCTCGGGGACTGCGATGCCCGCGGAAGCCTGCCGCGGGCGATGCGCAAGCGCTCCTCGGCTCCGATCATCGCCATGAGCGGCCAGAAGATGCTCAAGAACACGCTGGAGCTGTTCGAATCTGGCGTCGACGACGTCGTGCACGTGCCGATCCACCTGCGCGAGATCCTGGCCCGAACGGCCGCGATCGCGCGCCGCCGGGTGGGCGAGCTGCCGAGGCCCTGCGAGAGCAGGATCCAGGTCTTCTTCAACGGACGTGACCCCGAGATCGCGGGCCACGCCCTCACCCTGCCCCGCCGCGAACTGCGCATCCTCGAATACATGGTCAGCAACCACGGCAAGTGGATCACCAAGACGCAGATCTTCAACGCTGTCTACGGCATCTTCGAGTCCACCTTCGACGAGAGCGTGATCGAAAGTCACGTCAGCAAGCTGCGCAAGAAGCTCCGCGACCGCCTCGGCTTCGACGCGATCGTGGCCCGGCGTTACGTCGGATACCGCCTCGACATTCCCGCCGGCGAGACCCTCGACGTGCCGATGCAGGAGCTCGACGAGGTCGGCATCATCCTGAACAGGGCACATGCCGTGCCGGCCGCGTACCCGGCCGGAAATTGA
- a CDS encoding rod-binding protein, whose translation MIVTATPDLVLDVLDAADPVTQRAATAKLDALKSSDADFAATMEAEAGKAAAAAEQPATKVSEAPSDAVNGAPVRMIKAPASGEVYRKFEAFILQTFVETMLPKESEQIFGKGTAGGVWKSMLAEQLGSQLAKGNGIGIAKQLAAANAAGPNGAGKAG comes from the coding sequence ATGATCGTGACTGCGACACCCGACCTCGTTCTCGATGTCCTCGATGCCGCCGATCCCGTGACGCAACGCGCGGCGACCGCGAAACTCGACGCGCTGAAATCATCCGACGCGGATTTCGCCGCCACCATGGAGGCGGAGGCCGGCAAGGCGGCGGCGGCTGCCGAGCAGCCGGCGACGAAGGTTTCCGAGGCGCCGTCGGATGCGGTGAACGGGGCGCCGGTGCGGATGATCAAGGCGCCGGCATCCGGAGAGGTGTACCGGAAGTTCGAGGCATTCATCCTTCAGACCTTCGTCGAGACGATGTTGCCGAAGGAATCCGAGCAGATCTTCGGCAAGGGCACGGCCGGCGGCGTCTGGAAGTCGATGCTGGCGGAGCAGCTCGGCAGCCAGCTGGCAAAGGGCAACGGCATTGGCATCGCCAAGCAGCTGGCCGCCGCGAATGCGGCGGGGCCGAACGGTGCCGGCAAGGCGGGATGA
- a CDS encoding flagellar biosynthesis protein FlgN: MQAQDSAAAMVIEQPVADTGVTTTEPAAGDALLPVLLPVVSDEAVVDGADAARSDEVRGLLAAIRRLESIVEEETVALATRQKIDFDDFSARKSRSMLEFVRLMRARMHLGGDVEVTEEIQRLREKLERNRSILEMHYDAVREIASVIVKAIKEAESDGTYTGRAAQDGT; the protein is encoded by the coding sequence ATGCAGGCACAAGACAGCGCGGCGGCCATGGTGATCGAGCAGCCGGTCGCGGACACCGGTGTGACGACGACGGAGCCAGCAGCGGGCGATGCGCTGCTGCCCGTGCTGCTGCCGGTCGTGAGCGACGAGGCCGTGGTCGACGGCGCGGATGCGGCGAGATCGGATGAAGTGCGCGGCCTGCTGGCGGCAATCCGCCGGCTCGAGAGCATCGTCGAAGAGGAGACGGTCGCGCTCGCGACGCGCCAGAAGATCGATTTCGACGATTTCAGCGCGCGGAAGAGCCGCAGCATGCTCGAATTCGTCCGCCTGATGCGGGCGCGGATGCATCTCGGCGGCGACGTCGAGGTCACCGAGGAAATCCAGCGGCTGCGCGAAAAGCTCGAGCGGAATCGCTCGATCCTCGAAATGCACTACGACGCGGTGCGGGAGATCGCGAGCGTCATCGTCAAGGCGATCAAGGAAGCCGAGTCGGACGGCACCTATACCGGTCGCGCAGCGCAGGACGGAACATGA
- a CDS encoding serine hydrolase domain-containing protein translates to MNKTIAVIAAAAAVITFGTAIAAPLPEAKPDDVGFSSQGLARLDNFFAREIAAKRVPGAVVAVARDGKLVHYKAYGMLDPDKGTPMPVDAIFALASMTKPMAAVAGLTLMEQGRLPLQAKLSDYYPGFADMKVGVTEANGSLKLEPQATPIFIHDLYRHTSGLMYGGRPDSSSPVARQYPDGTAPAIEGDTQAFIDRITKLPLAHQPSTEFEYGFSIDVLGAVVEKVSEQKLGDYLAANVWQPLGMRDATFHPTDAQRPRLARPFAKDPLTGKPQAIKLLDTPTKFDCGGACSFATVGDYIRFGQMLLNGGELDGQRILGPKTVHHMTTNHLGPEIKNNVANVEPHRAGFGFGLSVAVRTSEGLSSVPGNPGEFTWNGAYGTQFFCDPKERLVVVVGTAAPGELRKYYREQVQDIVYGAMTK, encoded by the coding sequence ATGAACAAGACGATCGCTGTGATCGCGGCGGCGGCTGCCGTCATCACATTCGGCACGGCCATCGCCGCGCCGCTGCCTGAAGCCAAACCCGACGACGTCGGTTTCTCCAGTCAGGGCCTTGCGCGCCTCGACAATTTCTTCGCCCGCGAGATCGCCGCCAAGCGCGTCCCCGGTGCGGTCGTCGCCGTCGCACGCGACGGCAAGCTCGTGCACTACAAGGCCTACGGCATGCTCGACCCCGACAAGGGCACGCCGATGCCGGTCGATGCGATCTTCGCGCTGGCCTCGATGACCAAGCCGATGGCGGCGGTCGCGGGCCTGACGCTGATGGAGCAGGGACGGCTGCCGCTCCAGGCCAAGCTGTCCGATTACTATCCCGGCTTTGCCGACATGAAGGTCGGCGTGACCGAGGCCAACGGTTCGCTCAAGCTGGAGCCGCAGGCCACACCGATCTTCATCCACGATCTCTACCGGCACACCTCCGGATTGATGTATGGCGGTCGCCCGGACTCATCGAGCCCGGTGGCGCGGCAATATCCCGACGGCACGGCGCCGGCGATCGAGGGCGATACCCAGGCCTTCATCGACCGCATCACCAAGCTGCCGCTGGCGCATCAGCCTTCGACCGAGTTCGAATACGGCTTTTCGATCGACGTGCTCGGCGCGGTCGTCGAGAAGGTGAGCGAGCAGAAGCTTGGCGACTATCTCGCCGCCAACGTCTGGCAGCCGCTCGGCATGAGGGACGCGACCTTCCATCCGACCGACGCGCAGCGCCCTCGCCTCGCCCGCCCCTTTGCCAAGGATCCGCTGACGGGCAAGCCGCAGGCGATCAAGCTCTTGGACACCCCGACCAAGTTCGACTGCGGCGGCGCCTGCTCGTTCGCGACGGTCGGCGACTACATCCGCTTCGGCCAGATGCTGCTCAACGGCGGCGAGCTCGACGGCCAGCGCATCCTCGGTCCGAAAACCGTGCATCACATGACGACCAACCACCTCGGCCCCGAGATCAAGAACAACGTGGCCAATGTCGAGCCGCATCGCGCCGGCTTCGGCTTCGGTCTTTCGGTCGCGGTCCGGACCAGCGAGGGCCTGTCGTCGGTCCCCGGCAATCCCGGCGAGTTCACCTGGAACGGCGCTTACGGAACGCAGTTCTTCTGCGATCCGAAGGAGCGCCTCGTGGTCGTCGTAGGGACGGCCGCGCCCGGCGAGCTCAGGAAGTATTATCGCGAGCAGGTCCAGGACATCGTCTATGGCGCGATGACGAAGTGA
- a CDS encoding HAD family hydrolase — protein MQAEALALAPADANELIRRAAALIFDVDGTLAETEELHRQAFNHAFARRGLDWQWDRAVYTDLLRVTGGKERMRAYQARLGGAAPLSDVDIAELHRIKTAHYAGLIETGCCPLRPGVTELLDAATARGQRLAIATTTSHGNIDALLSQALGPGWAAGFDAIVAGDDVRHKKPAPDVYLEALARLKLGAADCVAIEDSANGLIAASRAGIPVLITRSMFFADDDFSAAQCVLDDLSELAAEPKMEKQPHAQ, from the coding sequence ATGCAGGCAGAGGCGCTCGCTTTGGCTCCGGCGGATGCCAATGAGCTGATCCGGCGTGCGGCCGCGCTGATCTTCGACGTCGACGGCACCCTGGCCGAGACCGAGGAGCTGCATCGGCAGGCCTTCAACCATGCCTTCGCCCGCCGGGGTCTCGACTGGCAGTGGGACCGCGCCGTCTACACAGATCTGCTGCGGGTGACCGGCGGCAAGGAGCGCATGCGCGCCTATCAAGCCCGGCTGGGAGGCGCGGCGCCTCTGTCAGACGTGGACATCGCGGAACTTCACCGCATCAAGACCGCGCATTATGCCGGGCTGATCGAGACCGGCTGCTGTCCCCTCAGACCGGGCGTGACCGAGCTGCTCGATGCGGCGACGGCGCGGGGCCAGCGGCTTGCGATTGCGACCACGACCTCGCACGGCAATATCGATGCGCTGTTGTCGCAGGCGCTGGGGCCGGGTTGGGCTGCAGGGTTCGACGCCATCGTCGCCGGTGACGACGTCAGGCACAAGAAACCCGCTCCGGACGTCTATCTGGAAGCGCTGGCGCGGCTGAAGCTGGGCGCCGCCGACTGCGTCGCCATCGAGGATTCCGCGAATGGGCTGATCGCGGCCTCGCGCGCCGGCATTCCGGTTCTGATCACCCGCAGCATGTTCTTCGCGGATGATGATTTTTCCGCGGCGCAGTGCGTGCTGGATGACCTGTCGGAACTTGCCGCCGAACCAAAAATGGAAAAACAACCCCATGCACAGTAG
- a CDS encoding MarR family winged helix-turn-helix transcriptional regulator yields the protein MNLARESIELLEQVARILWFEGTKHGLRDREWMALRFLSRANRFSRTPSALASYVGTTRGTASFIIGELERLGYIERKRSATDKRSVMLSVTQQGKKFLARDPVNVLVEAIAVLDDEVKIRFRDTFRHVLDQSDAAEQRHHTDVCKRCIFLREERTATDSKAAAEFSCRLFRSPIAEAEVDLLCTSFEHHRQ from the coding sequence ATGAATTTGGCTCGCGAATCGATTGAACTGCTGGAACAGGTCGCACGAATCCTGTGGTTCGAAGGCACCAAGCACGGCTTGCGCGACCGCGAGTGGATGGCGCTGCGCTTCCTCTCCCGCGCCAACCGCTTTTCCCGGACGCCCTCGGCGCTCGCGAGTTACGTCGGCACCACGCGCGGCACCGCCTCCTTCATCATCGGGGAGCTCGAGCGACTCGGCTATATCGAGCGAAAACGCTCGGCGACCGACAAGCGCTCGGTGATGCTGAGCGTGACGCAGCAGGGCAAGAAATTCCTGGCGCGCGACCCCGTCAACGTTCTGGTCGAGGCGATCGCCGTCCTCGACGACGAGGTCAAGATCCGCTTCCGCGACACGTTCCGTCACGTGCTGGATCAGTCGGACGCGGCCGAGCAGCGGCACCACACCGACGTCTGCAAGCGATGCATCTTTCTCCGGGAGGAGCGCACCGCCACCGACAGCAAGGCTGCGGCCGAGTTCAGCTGCCGCCTGTTTCGCTCGCCGATCGCTGAAGCGGAGGTCGATCTGCTATGCACCAGCTTCGAGCATCACCGCCAATAG
- a CDS encoding dienelactone hydrolase family protein — protein sequence MSFETTMTSDVVGLTKIAPVSRRGFMSATAAVAAGYTLAAGPVRAEAIATDTNGLQAGDARIKVGSEEMPAYFARPAGNTKAPVIIVAMEIFGLHEYIKDVTRRLAKLGAFAVAPDYYFRKGVDLTKVSDIKELLPVVNAKPDAELLSDLDATAAWAGSQGGDATRLGIIGFCRGGRTVWEYAAHSGTLKAGVAFYGTVVDPANPLWPKSPMQLAPEMKAPVLGLYGGADTGIPVAQVEQMKAALAENKKTAEFKIYPEAPHGFHADYRGSYRKDAAEDAWKQAEAWFKKYGVLS from the coding sequence ATGAGCTTCGAAACCACCATGACTTCGGACGTCGTCGGGTTGACGAAAATCGCCCCGGTCTCGCGCCGCGGTTTCATGAGCGCCACCGCGGCCGTCGCCGCCGGCTACACGCTTGCGGCCGGGCCCGTGCGCGCCGAGGCGATCGCGACCGACACCAATGGCCTGCAGGCCGGCGACGCCAGGATCAAGGTCGGCTCCGAAGAGATGCCCGCCTATTTCGCCCGTCCCGCCGGCAACACCAAGGCGCCGGTGATCATCGTGGCGATGGAGATTTTCGGGCTGCATGAGTACATCAAGGACGTGACGCGGCGCCTCGCCAAGCTCGGCGCGTTCGCCGTCGCGCCGGATTATTATTTCCGCAAGGGCGTCGACCTCACCAAGGTCTCGGATATCAAAGAGCTCCTGCCGGTCGTCAACGCCAAGCCCGACGCCGAGCTGTTGTCCGATCTCGACGCCACGGCGGCGTGGGCGGGATCGCAGGGCGGCGACGCCACCAGGCTCGGCATCATCGGCTTCTGCCGGGGCGGCCGCACGGTCTGGGAATATGCCGCCCATAGCGGCACGCTCAAGGCCGGTGTGGCGTTCTACGGCACGGTGGTCGACCCCGCGAATCCGCTCTGGCCCAAGAGCCCGATGCAGCTCGCGCCTGAGATGAAGGCGCCGGTGCTCGGCCTCTATGGCGGCGCCGATACCGGCATTCCCGTCGCCCAGGTCGAGCAGATGAAGGCGGCGCTGGCGGAGAACAAGAAGACGGCCGAATTCAAGATCTACCCCGAAGCGCCTCACGGATTCCATGCCGACTATCGCGGCAGCTACCGCAAGGACGCCGCGGAGGACGCCTGGAAGCAGGCCGAGGCCTGGTTCAAGAAGTACGGCGTCTTGAGCTGA
- a CDS encoding SDR family oxidoreductase produces MRLFILGLGYSARHFARKHGGSFSHIAGTVRDPAQRDDLAGIEVHGFAGASPARETAKQVRDADVLLVSIPPGITGDPAIAAFGDVLAASRRKVVYLSTIGVYGDHGGGWVDESTPPQSTLDRARMRIAAEQAWIDIGDAAILRLAGIYGPGRNALATLRAGTARRIIKPGQVFNRIHVEDIASAIMAAIQHGSGGIWNVCDDEPTPPQDVIAYAAELMGVAPPPEEDFATAEMSAMARSFYASSARVSNAKLKRELGVALVHPNYRHGLDALWRAAEAR; encoded by the coding sequence ATGCGGCTCTTCATCCTCGGCCTCGGCTACAGCGCCCGGCACTTCGCCCGCAAACATGGCGGCAGCTTCTCGCATATCGCCGGCACCGTGCGCGATCCCGCACAGCGGGATGATCTGGCCGGCATCGAGGTGCACGGCTTTGCCGGCGCATCCCCCGCACGCGAGACGGCCAAACAGGTTCGTGACGCCGACGTGCTTCTGGTGTCGATCCCGCCCGGCATCACCGGCGATCCCGCCATCGCGGCGTTCGGGGACGTGCTGGCGGCGAGCCGCCGCAAGGTCGTCTATCTCTCCACTATCGGCGTCTACGGCGATCACGGCGGCGGCTGGGTCGACGAGAGCACCCCACCGCAGTCGACCCTCGACCGCGCCCGCATGCGGATCGCGGCCGAGCAGGCCTGGATCGACATTGGCGATGCCGCGATCCTGCGGCTTGCCGGCATCTACGGCCCCGGCCGCAACGCGTTGGCGACGCTGCGGGCGGGAACGGCCCGGCGCATCATCAAGCCCGGCCAGGTCTTCAACCGCATTCATGTCGAGGACATCGCAAGCGCGATCATGGCGGCCATTCAACACGGAAGCGGCGGCATCTGGAACGTCTGCGACGATGAGCCCACGCCGCCGCAGGACGTGATCGCCTATGCGGCTGAGCTGATGGGCGTTGCGCCGCCGCCTGAAGAGGATTTCGCGACAGCCGAGATGTCGGCGATGGCGCGCAGCTTCTATGCCAGCAGCGCCCGCGTTTCCAACGCGAAACTGAAGCGCGAGCTCGGCGTCGCGCTCGTCCACCCGAACTATCGGCACGGCCTCGACGCGCTGTGGCGCGCAGCTGAAGCACGATAA
- the fliR gene encoding flagellar biosynthesis protein FliR, whose product MISGLADSVLVTFIVFCRIGACLMLVPGFSSVNVPAQVRLFVALVTTFALTPILIAVLKPLTDNAAPLTLALLICSELVVGSVIGLGGRVFFLALQTMATVMASAIGLSNIPGTPVADSDPAPALVPLIMVSVTTLFFMTDQHWQVLRGLMNSYDVWRPGDRLGGGMALDLLVGRLSEAFVLTLRIASPFIVYSVIVNLAVSLINKLTPAIPVYFISVPFVLFGGFLLLYLTSDELLTQFMLGLSSWLAE is encoded by the coding sequence GTGATCAGCGGCCTCGCCGACAGCGTGCTGGTGACGTTCATCGTGTTCTGCCGCATCGGCGCCTGCCTGATGCTGGTGCCCGGCTTTTCCAGCGTCAACGTTCCGGCCCAGGTCCGCCTGTTCGTCGCGCTCGTCACCACATTCGCGCTGACGCCGATCCTGATCGCGGTGCTGAAGCCGCTTACCGACAACGCCGCGCCGCTCACGCTGGCGCTCCTGATCTGCTCCGAGCTCGTGGTCGGCAGCGTCATCGGGCTCGGCGGGCGGGTGTTCTTCCTCGCGCTCCAGACCATGGCGACCGTGATGGCGAGCGCGATCGGGCTCAGCAACATTCCGGGGACGCCGGTCGCCGACAGCGATCCGGCGCCGGCGCTGGTGCCGCTGATCATGGTATCGGTCACCACGCTGTTCTTCATGACCGACCAGCATTGGCAGGTCCTGCGCGGGCTGATGAATTCCTACGACGTCTGGCGTCCCGGCGACAGGCTGGGCGGCGGCATGGCGCTCGACCTGCTCGTCGGCCGCCTGTCGGAAGCGTTCGTGCTGACGCTGCGGATCGCGAGCCCCTTCATCGTCTATTCGGTGATCGTCAACCTGGCGGTCAGCCTGATCAACAAGCTGACGCCGGCGATTCCGGTCTATTTCATCTCCGTGCCCTTCGTGCTGTTCGGCGGCTTCCTGCTGCTCTACCTCACGAGCGACGAGCTGCTGACGCAATTCATGCTCGGCCTCTCGTCCTGGCTGGCGGAGTGA